GCTACTGCCAATGCTGTTAAAAACACGACATTTAGCCAACTACTCCAGAAAAGTGAGGGGGATGTGGTTCGACTCCCTTCGACTCCGCTCAGGGCAAGTCGCTCACCAACCGGGGATGAGAGCGATGGGGTGATTAATTTTTCTTCTGTTATTTTTGTTACATAGTTATTGTCTTGGAAGAAGTCACTCCACAACAGCGCTACCAACATAGCTGCTGCTGGCATTAAAGGTAAAACGTAGCTGGGGAGTTTGGTGACAGCCACAGTAAAAAAGCCAAAGACTACTAAAAACCAGATGCTGACAAATAAGCCCAATTGCTGAGAACGTTCTTGGTTGCGCCAGTGCGATCGCTGCCATAACTTCAGCCTCACCAATGCTACTGGTAAATATACGGAATAAGGCGCAAAGCCAAGTAGTACTACAATATAGTAAAAGTACCAGGGAGCAGAATGACCATTAACTACTTCTGTAAAGCGTTCCAGGTTGTGATAACCAAAAAAGGAGTTAATATAATTCCAACCATTGCGCCAAATTACTAACAAATACCAGGGGACTGATAAAGCTAAAATAATTATTAGCCCTAACAGAAAGCGCATTTCTCGCAATACTTCTCGGAACTTGCCCACATACAGCAAAAAAGCAAGAACAATTACCCCAGGCAAAACAATTCCTACTGGGCCTTTAGTTAAAATCGCCCCAGCAATCAACACATAAAAAGCTAAATACCATCTATTAGGGAATGGGGACTGGTGAGTCAGCGCGGTCTTGGGGGTTTCCCCCATGAGCGACTGACGAACCCCGAAGGGGTGATTGGGTACTGGGAATTGGGAGTATTTTTGCCCAGTCCCCAGTCCCTTATCCCCAGTCCCCAGTCCTGCGTATCCTAAAAAAAAGCATAATAAGGCTGATGCCATGCACCCTGTTAGTAGCATGTCTGATACACCGGTTCTTCCCCAAACAATCATTTCAGGATTGAATGCCATCAAAGCGGCTGCTAGAGCAGGAGTTAAATAACGGCGGGTAGGGCGTGAAACTTGCTCTAATTCGTCTGATTTTGCCAGATGCCACTCTAATGTGTAAAAGGCTAAACTAATAACTACGATCGCAGCGATCGCACTTGGCAAACGTACCGCCCACTCATTCACGCCAATAATTGCATAGGCGATCGCTTGACACCAATAAATTAAAGCAGGTTTATCAAAACGAGTTTCGCCATTAAAAAAAGGAGTGATCCAATCACCTGTCACCAACATTTGACGGGAAGCTTCGGCAAACAGTGGCTCTGTTTCATCAATCAAGCCAATGTTACCCAAATTCCACCCAAAAGCTAGCCAACCAATCAAAATTAACCACAGAATTGATGCAGTCACAGCAAGGGCCGGACGCCTAATTATATTGTTGAACCACTGGCCAACAGTACGAGGAACACTCAATTTCGTTCTCATTATTATCAGTCAATAGTCAATAGTCAACAGTTAAACGTCACTAGTCAATAGTCGTTGACTAACTATGTTTTGTTCTTTGTCATCGTATTGGGTACTGGGGATTGGGTACTGGGGATTGGGTACTGGGGATTGGGTACTGGGGATTGGGTACTGGGGATTGG
Above is a window of Nostoc sp. UHCC 0702 DNA encoding:
- a CDS encoding glycosyltransferase family 39 protein, which encodes MRTKLSVPRTVGQWFNNIIRRPALAVTASILWLILIGWLAFGWNLGNIGLIDETEPLFAEASRQMLVTGDWITPFFNGETRFDKPALIYWCQAIAYAIIGVNEWAVRLPSAIAAIVVISLAFYTLEWHLAKSDELEQVSRPTRRYLTPALAAALMAFNPEMIVWGRTGVSDMLLTGCMASALLCFFLGYAGLGTGDKGLGTGQKYSQFPVPNHPFGVRQSLMGETPKTALTHQSPFPNRWYLAFYVLIAGAILTKGPVGIVLPGVIVLAFLLYVGKFREVLREMRFLLGLIIILALSVPWYLLVIWRNGWNYINSFFGYHNLERFTEVVNGHSAPWYFYYIVVLLGFAPYSVYLPVALVRLKLWQRSHWRNQERSQQLGLFVSIWFLVVFGFFTVAVTKLPSYVLPLMPAAAMLVALLWSDFFQDNNYVTKITEEKLITPSLSSPVGERLALSGVEGSRTTSPSLFWSSWLNVVFLTALAVAMFHLSQLLGNDQAAPDFRLLIQNSGLPTRGGWILLSSAVIMAFLIIIRRWHSIIAVNLLVFVAFLSFILMPTAFLMDHERQRPLRELSVAVGQVQQPNEELIMVGFKKPSVVFYSQKKVNFIKFTRDAVALIDKQAAEPVKPNSLLILGEQKNIVKMDLQPDYYENLAAKGAYQLIRVSFKKMKSQKLNIS